A stretch of the Acanthopagrus latus isolate v.2019 chromosome 9, fAcaLat1.1, whole genome shotgun sequence genome encodes the following:
- the LOC119026241 gene encoding nck-associated protein 5-like isoform X3, whose amino-acid sequence MVTLQQHFSSMEETVRTLLQNQDSLEGPKVDPLDLMKAYKDKLLEEMWKQQDSLEGPTATAAERPASPEAGGGGGGSEENSKDSNPLLERLRALEAENSALSMENDNQRKQYERCLDEVANQVVQALLTQKDLKEECVKLRTRVFDLEQQNRILSVLFQQRVKMSTIPVSQEVQRNGKAGIPAGRWPSLLSLTCPRSSGSGSSSELSLSSACSEYSSGSHTWAEGRGSSKQSATSRDKRMSAGSVSSNHSAHIETELGWKEGHILKGLKRLQMSGSKEASSLASVPHCKDCMTSNEGIYSFGVKFGLQGSTAKQVAPTSKPFKGSAGVAGLDSDDADDESPKLQSRESSDHPTKELLCLEKLDVTRDDDNNFQEVPVKLEGNSAHFPSPVTDNFVFLEGPTVKPGVSPTDSLTHLEEKKDSLEKLKPSGLKLSDRNNNQERSTDRKSRLDHVKRQQGRLSIKDAETGTSDVSSSIPHSATRALSCESVTRQRSSSMEVPHRRDQAIQAGSESQNYTISEYSQRKPKPQPCESARKAFILRSKSADGGPEQQKHTHSPLHQKLIKGHRPKGQSNPSGQSVPNKRTNLSKTHDPSKGALSKVEKDENSVLSTSSKSLKSVQQRSPLASPVKNAKTFKPQMINESSKSPTKPPLQITRHQSSSDSVEESIYDNLPCSPRKQRRQDQHCDASRSEVRSPSPPLPPGRTSSLFLRPSSDILPKGHTSTGQAQSSTTGKMTSITTKQQSSLSSVLQPQTANTTKDNQMGAEGKAVRDIPAKVYHAHPSKIPSVPVQESQPSESVQLSMDRAAICHECHDGVPCILPSQSILQRSQQSISEPKLSEVLPQTYANVYYHGIPNNLQSSTSRAIKMALPVNAKSHEAISGQDTFLVFGRQNKDDATAKSVQTFQTFTCDPQMMHECAANDKARRKIETRCNSLDSEPSVQPVASDSGVMLDWGYDEEGWLFKRSVSVSTRPPLKPVMGMNGAKARSQSFGARYMDRPSFNRAGKVRTQIKTHSGSSLNSLSDVLPGSMSCSSSYHCPMNRSLLNNFLIEEGLTVPSQLGSSSERLQSLKLQREQARRLQIEQQFSSAFGEPVSEEPERQSTITTIEEKVMLGIEENLHKTQEQERSVEVKQKSGSTLANWFGFRKSKLPAPSSKKTDPPKGKEEKREQKITSLLGGKQTKLDKKRDRRKSDGKDCSVGRRESHDAVRACISMPCPGMSLNDIQGHSDIIGDPKMQMGNLRADSENGSTVKSPNQDSVIGGLEPKKMTYVKSKTRTAPSQQKEQTRLQLAN is encoded by the exons GCGGAGAACTCGGCGCTGTCGATGGAGAATGACAATCAGAGGAAGCAGTACGAGCGCTGTCTGGACGAG GTGGCGAACCAGGTGGTCCAGGCCCTCCTCACGCAGAAG GACTTGAAGGAGGAGTGTGTGAAGCTGCGGACCCGCGTGTTTGACTTGGAGCAGCAGAACCGCATCCTGAGCGTGCTGTTTCAACAACGTGTCAAGATGTCCACGATCCCCGTCTCCCAG GAGGTCCAAAGGAATGGAAAAGCGGGAATTCCTGCAGGAAGGTGGCCCAGCCTGCTGAGTCTAACATGTCCACGCAGTAGTggtagtggcagcagcagtgaattGTCCCTATCCAGTGCTTGTAGCGAGTACTCCAGTGGCTCCCATACTTGGGCAGAGGGACGTGGGTCCTCCAAGCAG AGTGCGACGAGCCGGGACAAAAGGATGAGTGCTGGTTCGGTATCCAGCAACCACTCTGCACACATCGAGACAGAACTGGGATGGAAGGAGGGCCACATCCTAAAAGGCCTGAAGCGTCTCCAAATGAGTGGCTCAAAAGAGGCATCCTCGCTTGCATCTGTACCACACTGCAAAGATTGTATGACCTCCAATGAGGGCATATACTCTTTTGGTGTCAAGTTTGGCCTACAGGGGAGTACAGCCAAGCAAGTAGCCCCAACAAGTAAACCCTTCAAGGGCAGTGCAGGGGTTGCTGGCCTAGACTCTGATGATGCAGATGATGAATCACCTAAATTGCAAAGTAGGGAATCCAGTGACCACCCAACAAAAGAGCTTCTTTGCCTGGAGAAACTGGATGTCACAAGGGATGATGACAACAATTTTCAAGAAGTCCCTGTAAAACTTGAAGGGAATTCTGCTCATTTCCCCTCTCCTGTCACAGacaactttgtatttttggagGGCCCTACTGTAAAACCTGGTGTAAGCCCAACAGATAGCCTTACACAtctggaagagaaaaaagactCTCTAGAAAAACTCAAGCCTTCAGGCTTGAAGTTaagtgacagaaacaacaaccAGGAAAGGTCAACTGACCGTAAATCCAGACTTGATCATGTAAAGAGACAACAGGGTAGACTTTCAATCAAGGATGCTGAAACAGGGACAAGTGATGTGAGCTCTTCTATTCCGCATTCTGCAACAAGAGCTCTGAGCTGTGAGAGTGTGACCCGACAGCGTAGCTCCTCAATGGAGGTTCCTCATCGTAGAGACCAGGCAATTCAAGCTGGAAGCGAAAGCCAGAATTACACAATCTCAGAATATTCGCAGAGGAAACCAAAACCTCAGCCTTGTGAGTCGGCCAGAAAGGCTTTCATCCTGCGGAGCAAGAGTGCCGATGGAGGACCGGAACAACAGAAGCATacacactctcctctccaccaAAAGCTTATTAAGGGTCACAGGCCCAAAGGACAGTCAAACCCTTCTGGGCAGAGTGTTCCTAACAAAAGGACAAACCTCAGTAAAACACATGATCCAAGCAAGGGAGCACTGTCTAAAGTTGAGAAAGATGAGAACAGTGTGCTATCAACAAGTTCCAAGTCTCTCAAGAGTGTGCAACAACGCTCTCCACTTGCTTCCCCAGTGAAGAATGCCAAGACATTCAAACCTCAAATGATCAATGAATCCTCAAAGAGCCCGACAAAGCCACCGTTGCAAATCACCAGACATCAATCAAGCAGCGACTCTGTGGAAGAGAGCATCTATGACAACTTGCCCTGCTCTCCACGAAAACAACGACGCCAAGACCAGCACTGTGATGCTTCCCGTTCAGAAGTTAGGTCCCCATCGCCGCCACTACCCCCCGGTCGaacttcttctctttttctcagacCCAGTTCTGATATCCTACCCAAAGGACATACGTCTACAGGTCAGGCTCAAAGCTCTACTACTGGGAAGATGACATCAATCACAACCAAGCAACAATCCagtctttcttctgttttacaaCCTCAAACAGCcaacacaacaaaagacaatCAAATGGGTGCGGAAGGTAAGGCAGTGAGAGACATTCCTGCCAAAGTCTACCATGCCCATCCATCTAAAATACCATCTGTCCCGGTTCAAGAGTCGCAACCTTCTGAGTCAGTACAGTTATCTATGGACAGAGCTGCCATATGCCATGAATGCCATGATGGTGTACCTTGTATATTGCCAAGTCAGAGCATCTTACAAAGATCCCAGCAGAGCATCAGTGAGCCAAAACTCTCAGAAGTCTTACCTCAGACTTACGCCAATGTTTACTACCACGGTATACCCAACAATCTTCAGAGTTCCACCTCAAGAGCTATAAAAATGGCTCTTCCTGTGAATGCCAAATCTCATGAGGCAATCTCAGGACAGGACACCTTCCTAGTTTTTGGAAGACAGAACAAAGATGATGCTACAGCTAAAAGTGTCCAGACCTTTCAGACTTTCACATGTGATCCGCAGATGATGCATGAATGTGCTGCCAATGACAAAGCCCGCAGAAAGATTGAAACTCGCTGTAACTCGTTGGATTCTGAGCCCTCGGTTCAACCCGTTGCATCAGACAGCGGTGTGATGTTAGATTGGGGTTACGACGAGGAAGGATGGCTGTTTAAAaggtctgtgtctgtgtcaacCAGACCTCCCCTGAAGCCGGTAATGGGCATGAATGGGGCCAAGGCTCGTAGCCAGAGTTTTGGTGCCCGCTACATGGACAGACCGAGCTTCAACAGAGCTGGAAAGGTCCGTACCCAGATCAAAACACACTCAGGGAGCTCCTTGAACTCTCTTAGCGACGTCCTCCCGGGAAGTATGAGTTGCTCCAGTAGCTACCATTGCCCAATGAATCGATCCCTTTTGAACAACTTCTTGATTGAAGAGGGTCTGACAGTTCCCTCACAATTGGGGTCCTCCAGCGAGAGACTTCAAAGTCTTAAACTACAACGAGAGCAGGCTAGGCGCCTTCAGATTGAACAGCAGTTTTCAAGCGCCTTTGGAGAGCCAGTTTCTGAAGAACCAGAGAGACAAAGTACCATAACCACAATTGAAGAGAAGGTGATGCTCGGCATAGAGGAAAACTTGCATAAGACTCAGGAACAGGAGAGAAGCGTTGAAGTGAAGCAAAAATCTGGCTCAACTCTGGCAAATTGGTTTGGTTTTCGTAAGAGTAAGCTTCCGGCTCCGAGCAGCAAAAAGACTGATCCgccaaaaggaaaagaggagaagagggagcaAAAGATTACATCTCTTCTGGGTGGAAAGCAGACAAAGTTggacaaaaagagagacagaagaaaaagcGATGGAAAAGACTG CTCTGTGGGGAGAAGAGAGTCTCATGATGCAGTGCGGGCATGCATCTCAATGCCCTGTCCAGGAATGTCCCTGAATGACATACAAGGACATTCTGACATCATCGGGGACCCAAAG ATGCAGATGGGGAACCTGAGAGCTGACAGTGAAAACGGATCCACAGTGAAGAGCCCCAACCAGGACTCTGTAATAG
- the LOC119026241 gene encoding nck-associated protein 5-like isoform X4 has product MVTLQQHFSSMEETVRTLLQNQDSLEGPKVDPLDLMKAYKDKLLEEMWKQQDSLEGPTATAAERPASPEAGGGGGGSEENSKDSNPLLERLRALEAENSALSMENDNQRKQYERCLDEVANQVVQALLTQKDLKEECVKLRTRVFDLEQQNRILSVLFQQRVKMSTIPVSQEVQRNGKAGIPAGRWPSLLSLTCPRSSGSGSSSELSLSSACSEYSSGSHTWAEGRGSSKQSATSRDKRMSAGSVSSNHSAHIETELGWKEGHILKGLKRLQMSGSKEASSLASVPHCKDCMTSNEGIYSFGVKFGLQGSTAKQVAPTSKPFKGSAGVAGLDSDDADDESPKLQSRESSDHPTKELLCLEKLDVTRDDDNNFQEVPVKLEGNSAHFPSPVTDNFVFLEGPTVKPGVSPTDSLTHLEEKKDSLEKLKPSGLKLSDRNNNQERSTDRKSRLDHVKRQQGRLSIKDAETGTSDVSSSIPHSATRALSCESVTRQRSSSMEVPHRRDQAIQAGSESQNYTISEYSQRKPKPQPCESARKAFILRSKSADGGPEQQKHTHSPLHQKLIKGHRPKGQSNPSGQSVPNKRTNLSKTHDPSKGALSKVEKDENSVLSTSSKSLKSVQQRSPLASPVKNAKTFKPQMINESSKSPTKPPLQITRHQSSSDSVEESIYDNLPCSPRKQRRQDQHCDASRSEVRSPSPPLPPGRTSSLFLRPSSDILPKGHTSTGQAQSSTTGKMTSITTKQQSSLSSVLQPQTANTTKDNQMGAEGKAVRDIPAKVYHAHPSKIPSVPVQESQPSESVQLSMDRAAICHECHDGVPCILPSQSILQRSQQSISEPKLSEVLPQTYANVYYHGIPNNLQSSTSRAIKMALPVNAKSHEAISGQDTFLVFGRQNKDDATAKSVQTFQTFTCDPQMMHECAANDKARRKIETRCNSLDSEPSVQPVASDSGVMLDWGYDEEGWLFKRSVSVSTRPPLKPVMGMNGAKARSQSFGARYMDRPSFNRAGKVRTQIKTHSGSSLNSLSDVLPGSMSCSSSYHCPMNRSLLNNFLIEEGLTVPSQLGSSSERLQSLKLQREQARRLQIEQQFSSAFGEPVSEEPERQSTITTIEEKVMLGIEENLHKTQEQERSVEVKQKSGSTLANWFGFRKSKLPAPSSKKTDPPKGKEEKREQKITSLLGGKQTKLDKKRDRRKSDGKDCSVGRRESHDAVRACISMPCPGMSLNDIQGHSDIIGDPKMQMGNLRADSENGSTVKSPNQDSVIEFMKPNAST; this is encoded by the exons GCGGAGAACTCGGCGCTGTCGATGGAGAATGACAATCAGAGGAAGCAGTACGAGCGCTGTCTGGACGAG GTGGCGAACCAGGTGGTCCAGGCCCTCCTCACGCAGAAG GACTTGAAGGAGGAGTGTGTGAAGCTGCGGACCCGCGTGTTTGACTTGGAGCAGCAGAACCGCATCCTGAGCGTGCTGTTTCAACAACGTGTCAAGATGTCCACGATCCCCGTCTCCCAG GAGGTCCAAAGGAATGGAAAAGCGGGAATTCCTGCAGGAAGGTGGCCCAGCCTGCTGAGTCTAACATGTCCACGCAGTAGTggtagtggcagcagcagtgaattGTCCCTATCCAGTGCTTGTAGCGAGTACTCCAGTGGCTCCCATACTTGGGCAGAGGGACGTGGGTCCTCCAAGCAG AGTGCGACGAGCCGGGACAAAAGGATGAGTGCTGGTTCGGTATCCAGCAACCACTCTGCACACATCGAGACAGAACTGGGATGGAAGGAGGGCCACATCCTAAAAGGCCTGAAGCGTCTCCAAATGAGTGGCTCAAAAGAGGCATCCTCGCTTGCATCTGTACCACACTGCAAAGATTGTATGACCTCCAATGAGGGCATATACTCTTTTGGTGTCAAGTTTGGCCTACAGGGGAGTACAGCCAAGCAAGTAGCCCCAACAAGTAAACCCTTCAAGGGCAGTGCAGGGGTTGCTGGCCTAGACTCTGATGATGCAGATGATGAATCACCTAAATTGCAAAGTAGGGAATCCAGTGACCACCCAACAAAAGAGCTTCTTTGCCTGGAGAAACTGGATGTCACAAGGGATGATGACAACAATTTTCAAGAAGTCCCTGTAAAACTTGAAGGGAATTCTGCTCATTTCCCCTCTCCTGTCACAGacaactttgtatttttggagGGCCCTACTGTAAAACCTGGTGTAAGCCCAACAGATAGCCTTACACAtctggaagagaaaaaagactCTCTAGAAAAACTCAAGCCTTCAGGCTTGAAGTTaagtgacagaaacaacaaccAGGAAAGGTCAACTGACCGTAAATCCAGACTTGATCATGTAAAGAGACAACAGGGTAGACTTTCAATCAAGGATGCTGAAACAGGGACAAGTGATGTGAGCTCTTCTATTCCGCATTCTGCAACAAGAGCTCTGAGCTGTGAGAGTGTGACCCGACAGCGTAGCTCCTCAATGGAGGTTCCTCATCGTAGAGACCAGGCAATTCAAGCTGGAAGCGAAAGCCAGAATTACACAATCTCAGAATATTCGCAGAGGAAACCAAAACCTCAGCCTTGTGAGTCGGCCAGAAAGGCTTTCATCCTGCGGAGCAAGAGTGCCGATGGAGGACCGGAACAACAGAAGCATacacactctcctctccaccaAAAGCTTATTAAGGGTCACAGGCCCAAAGGACAGTCAAACCCTTCTGGGCAGAGTGTTCCTAACAAAAGGACAAACCTCAGTAAAACACATGATCCAAGCAAGGGAGCACTGTCTAAAGTTGAGAAAGATGAGAACAGTGTGCTATCAACAAGTTCCAAGTCTCTCAAGAGTGTGCAACAACGCTCTCCACTTGCTTCCCCAGTGAAGAATGCCAAGACATTCAAACCTCAAATGATCAATGAATCCTCAAAGAGCCCGACAAAGCCACCGTTGCAAATCACCAGACATCAATCAAGCAGCGACTCTGTGGAAGAGAGCATCTATGACAACTTGCCCTGCTCTCCACGAAAACAACGACGCCAAGACCAGCACTGTGATGCTTCCCGTTCAGAAGTTAGGTCCCCATCGCCGCCACTACCCCCCGGTCGaacttcttctctttttctcagacCCAGTTCTGATATCCTACCCAAAGGACATACGTCTACAGGTCAGGCTCAAAGCTCTACTACTGGGAAGATGACATCAATCACAACCAAGCAACAATCCagtctttcttctgttttacaaCCTCAAACAGCcaacacaacaaaagacaatCAAATGGGTGCGGAAGGTAAGGCAGTGAGAGACATTCCTGCCAAAGTCTACCATGCCCATCCATCTAAAATACCATCTGTCCCGGTTCAAGAGTCGCAACCTTCTGAGTCAGTACAGTTATCTATGGACAGAGCTGCCATATGCCATGAATGCCATGATGGTGTACCTTGTATATTGCCAAGTCAGAGCATCTTACAAAGATCCCAGCAGAGCATCAGTGAGCCAAAACTCTCAGAAGTCTTACCTCAGACTTACGCCAATGTTTACTACCACGGTATACCCAACAATCTTCAGAGTTCCACCTCAAGAGCTATAAAAATGGCTCTTCCTGTGAATGCCAAATCTCATGAGGCAATCTCAGGACAGGACACCTTCCTAGTTTTTGGAAGACAGAACAAAGATGATGCTACAGCTAAAAGTGTCCAGACCTTTCAGACTTTCACATGTGATCCGCAGATGATGCATGAATGTGCTGCCAATGACAAAGCCCGCAGAAAGATTGAAACTCGCTGTAACTCGTTGGATTCTGAGCCCTCGGTTCAACCCGTTGCATCAGACAGCGGTGTGATGTTAGATTGGGGTTACGACGAGGAAGGATGGCTGTTTAAAaggtctgtgtctgtgtcaacCAGACCTCCCCTGAAGCCGGTAATGGGCATGAATGGGGCCAAGGCTCGTAGCCAGAGTTTTGGTGCCCGCTACATGGACAGACCGAGCTTCAACAGAGCTGGAAAGGTCCGTACCCAGATCAAAACACACTCAGGGAGCTCCTTGAACTCTCTTAGCGACGTCCTCCCGGGAAGTATGAGTTGCTCCAGTAGCTACCATTGCCCAATGAATCGATCCCTTTTGAACAACTTCTTGATTGAAGAGGGTCTGACAGTTCCCTCACAATTGGGGTCCTCCAGCGAGAGACTTCAAAGTCTTAAACTACAACGAGAGCAGGCTAGGCGCCTTCAGATTGAACAGCAGTTTTCAAGCGCCTTTGGAGAGCCAGTTTCTGAAGAACCAGAGAGACAAAGTACCATAACCACAATTGAAGAGAAGGTGATGCTCGGCATAGAGGAAAACTTGCATAAGACTCAGGAACAGGAGAGAAGCGTTGAAGTGAAGCAAAAATCTGGCTCAACTCTGGCAAATTGGTTTGGTTTTCGTAAGAGTAAGCTTCCGGCTCCGAGCAGCAAAAAGACTGATCCgccaaaaggaaaagaggagaagagggagcaAAAGATTACATCTCTTCTGGGTGGAAAGCAGACAAAGTTggacaaaaagagagacagaagaaaaagcGATGGAAAAGACTG CTCTGTGGGGAGAAGAGAGTCTCATGATGCAGTGCGGGCATGCATCTCAATGCCCTGTCCAGGAATGTCCCTGAATGACATACAAGGACATTCTGACATCATCGGGGACCCAAAG ATGCAGATGGGGAACCTGAGAGCTGACAGTGAAAACGGATCCACAGTGAAGAGCCCCAACCAGGACTCTGTAATAG